TGCTCGAGCGCTGGTACATCGCCCAGGCGATGGCCAGTGGCGAGGCGTGGCAAGCCTTCGCCAGTGTATTGCGGCATACCGAGAGTTACGGGCTTGTGCGCTTTTTGCTGGAGCAGGGCACCCATAGCGAAAAATTGACCACCCTGGCACAGCGCTATGGCGTTTCGGTGTCGCATTTTCGTCGCCTGTGCAGGCAAGCGCTGGGCACGGCGGCCAAGCCAGCGTTGCGTGGCTGGCGCACGGCCCAGGCGCTGTTGAACATGAGCCTGCGCGAAGGCTCCCTGACGGATGTGGCACTGGAGTTCGGTTTTGCCTCGTCGTCGCATTTTTCCAGAGAGATCCGCGAAATGGTGGGCTTCACGCCCAGCAGCCTGGCCGACATTACCTACCTTCCAGGCAAGTGAGCCAATGAACCGCCGAACGTTATCCCTCTTGCCCATCTCCTTGAGCGCCGTGTTGCTGCTCGCGCCCGTTGCCACGCAGGCCGATGTCTACAATTTCGAGGCTCGCGAACAGAGCGCGCGCACGTTTTTCAGCGAACTGGCGGGGCCACTGGGCAAGCCGGTAATCGTCAGCAAGGCCGCGGCGATCAAGCGGATTTCCGGTACGTTCGACCTGCGTACGCCACAGCGGACCTTCGAGCGGACCGCCTCGAAAATGGGCCTGATCTGGTACAGCGACGGCCAGGCGATTTATCTGTACGACGCCCCGGAAATCAAAAGCTCGATGGTCTCGCTGCAAACACTGACCGTGGCCAGGCTACAGGGGTTTCTTGAGCGTTCCGGGTTGCACGATCCCCGGTATCCGTTGCGCCATGACGGCCTGCGCACCTTTCATGTGTCGGGCCCGCCGATGTATGTCGACCTGGTGGTGCAAGCGGCCGGGATGATGGACAACCAGCGTTCGGAACTGCTGCTGGGCAAGCAGCAGATTGGCGTTATCCAGGTACGCAACACCTTTGTCAGTGATCGCAAATATGAGCTGCGCGATGACAAGGTGACCATCCCCGGGCTGGCCACCGTGATCGAGCAACTGTTGCGCGGCGAGAAGCGTGAGGTGGAGCCGTCGGTGGTGCAGACGCCGACTCAGGTGCCGACACAACGACCGCAGCCACAGATGCCGGCATTTCCCCTGGAAGGTCTGGCAAACCCATCTTCGGATCAGGATCCGGCGGCACCGCGCATCATTGCGCGGGATGTCGCCGCCGGAAACATCCGGGTGGTGGCCTATCCCGACACCAACAGCCTGCTGGTCAAGGGGTTGCCGGAGCAGGTGCGCTTCATCGAGAACCTGGTGAGCGCCTTGGACACACCGAAACGGCACGTCGAGTTGTCGTTGTGGATCATCGACTTGCACAAGGATGAACTCAACCAGCTGGGCATCAACTGGCAAGGCACGATCAATTCAGGCGGCAAATTTTCCGCATCGCTCAACGCGGGCTCG
This genomic interval from Pseudomonas putida contains the following:
- a CDS encoding helix-turn-helix domain-containing protein, coding for MHIESSCTTRFPDARSSDRVVHLRVSESPVYLVSEQCAQTCCLPAGWEGLMAVNGAFEVKGRLQAQSIVQAPLMKLQVFIDLGNALVDQRPLQAPWALLPVPYPNVESERLLERWYIAQAMASGEAWQAFASVLRHTESYGLVRFLLEQGTHSEKLTTLAQRYGVSVSHFRRLCRQALGTAAKPALRGWRTAQALLNMSLREGSLTDVALEFGFASSSHFSREIREMVGFTPSSLADITYLPGK
- the sctC gene encoding type III secretion system outer membrane ring subunit SctC; this translates as MNRRTLSLLPISLSAVLLLAPVATQADVYNFEAREQSARTFFSELAGPLGKPVIVSKAAAIKRISGTFDLRTPQRTFERTASKMGLIWYSDGQAIYLYDAPEIKSSMVSLQTLTVARLQGFLERSGLHDPRYPLRHDGLRTFHVSGPPMYVDLVVQAAGMMDNQRSELLLGKQQIGVIQVRNTFVSDRKYELRDDKVTIPGLATVIEQLLRGEKREVEPSVVQTPTQVPTQRPQPQMPAFPLEGLANPSSDQDPAAPRIIARDVAAGNIRVVAYPDTNSLLVKGLPEQVRFIENLVSALDTPKRHVELSLWIIDLHKDELNQLGINWQGTINSGGKFSASLNAGSATTLDGVSFVTQVMALERTNRANVVSRPVILTQENVPAIFDNNRTFYAPLVGERSVDLQHVTYGTLVSVLPRFAQADEVEMSLNIEDGNEVERPDQDKQPGTLPTVGRTRISTVARVPQGMQLAPTSTVHAARATDAAIFRAGRSPAQAVAGHRTRYSPFFYGGAACSTLSEP